Proteins encoded by one window of Manis pentadactyla isolate mManPen7 chromosome X, mManPen7.hap1, whole genome shotgun sequence:
- the LOC118931968 gene encoding NACHT, LRR and PYD domains-containing protein 12 isoform X1: MCAGVLRMNSQKKRKDMEPACTWSLLSQQKAASNSQASMSWKELKGRYLLFHSFSVLGVVPPTNLASHVPNLDYREVFRNHLKEKYLKIGVDKCYHHGKHIESRLLIVKEHGISEKTPCGIPQEDNFIKIEDVFDPDEEGSNSSQTVVLQGCAGIGKTAVVHKFMFDWAAGMVTPGRFDYLIYINCREISHTANLSAADLITNTFEDIDGPILDVILVYPEKLLFILDGFPELQYPVGDQEEDLSANPQEKKPVETLLCSFVRKKLFPESSLLITARPTTMKKLHSMLNQCIQAEILWFTDAEKRAYFLSQFSGANAAMRLFYGLRENESLDIMSSLPIISWMICSVLQSQRDGDRTLIRSLQTMTDVYLFYFSKCLTTLTGISMWKAQSCLWGLCSLAAEGLQNQQVLFEVRDLRRHGIGVCDTNCTFLSHFLKKAKGSVNVYTFLHFSFQEFLTAVFYALKNNSSWMFFDQVGKTWQEIFQQYGKGFSSLTIQFLFGLLRKEKGKAVETTFGKRVSSGLREELLKWTEKEIKDKSSRLQIEPMDLFHCLYEIQEEEYAKRIIDDLQSIILLQPTYTKMDILAMSFCVKSSHSHLSVSLKCQHLLGFEEEERASVFMTPALTLNRSFQLCNLPVSRIHLLCQALRNPYCKIKDLKLIFCRLTASCGRDLSLIFETNQYLTHLEFVKNTLEDSGMKFLCEGLKQPNCILQTLRLYRCLISPASCEALAAVLSTSQWLTNLEFRETKLEDSAFKLLCEGLKHPNCKLQKLKLCASFLPESSETVCKYLASVLICNPNLTELDLSENPLGDIGVKYLCEGLRHSNCKVEKLDLSTCYLTDASCVELSSFLQVSQTLKELFVFANALGDTGVQHLCAGLRHAKGIIENLVLSECSLSAACCESLTQVLSSTWSLTRLLLINNKIEDLGLKLLCEGLKQPGCQLKDLALWSCHLTGECCQDLCNALYTNEHLRDLDLSDNALGDEGMQVLCEGLKYPSCKLQTLWLAECHLTDACCGALASVLNRNENLTLLDLSGNDLKDFGVQMLCDALMHPICKLQTFYIDTDHLHEETFRKMEALKMSKPGITW, translated from the exons GATGAATagtcagaagaaaagaaaagatatggAGCCTGCTTGTACCTGGAGTTTATTGTCTCAACAGAAAG CTGCTTCAAATTCTCAGGCTTCAATGTCATGGAAGGAGCTTAAAGGTAGATATCTTTTGTTTCactctttttctgttttaggaGTAGTGCCTCCCACAAACCTGGCCTCCCATGTTCCCAACCTGG ATTACCGGGAAGTATTTAGAAACCATCTAAAagaaaaatacctaaaaataggAGTTGATAAATGTTATCACCATGGCAAGCATATAGAGTCACGACTACTTATTGTAAAAGAACATGGTATATCAGAAAAGACTCCTTGTGGAATTCCTCAAGAAGATAATTTTATTAAGATAGAAGATGTATTTGATCCTGATGAAGAGGGCTCCAATTCATCCCAAACTGTGGTGCTTCAGGGATGTGCTGGGATTGGAAAAACAGCTGTGGTACACAAGTTCATGTTTGATTGGGCAGCAGGAATGGTTACTCCAGGGAGGTTTGACTATCTCATCTACATaaactgcagagaaataagccataCTGCTAACCTTAGTGCTGCTGACCTGATCACTAACACTTTTGAAGATATAGATGGACCAATCCTGGATGTTATTCTTGTATATCCAGAGAAGCTTCTGTTCATTCTTGATGGATTTCCTGAGCTTCAATATCCTGTAGGTGACCAGGAAGAGGATCTTAGTGCTAACCCTCAAGAGAAGAAGCCAGTAGAGACCCTCTTATGTAGTTTTGTGAGGAAAAAACTATTCCCTGAATCCTCCCTGCTGATAACTGCCCGCCCGACGACCATGAAGAAACTCCACTCTATGTTAAACCAATGTATCCAGGCAGAGATCCTCTGGTTTACAGATGCTGAAAAGAGAGCATATTTCTTGAGTCAATTTTCAGGTGCTAATGCAGCAATGAGACTCTTTTATGGTCTGCGAGAAAATGAAAGCCTTGAcattatgtcttctcttcccATCATCTCCTGGATGATCTGCAGTGTCCTGCAGTCACAGAGAGATGGTGACAGGACTCTTATAAGGTCACTTCAGACCATGACTGATGTGTATCTGTTCTACTTTTCCAAGTGCCTCACAACCCTTACAGGCATCTCGATGTGGAAGGCACAAAGTTGCCTGTGGGGCCTTTGCTCTTTAGCTGCAGAGGGACTACAGAACCAGCAGGTCCTATTTGAAGTCAGAGACCTCAGAAGACATGGAATAGGAGTGTGTGATACCAACTGCACTTTTCTCAGTCACTTTTTGAAAAAAGCTAAAGGAAGTGTCAATGTCTACACTTTCCTTCACTTCAGTTTCCAAGAGTTCTTGACTGCTGTATTCTATGCCTTGAAGAATAATAGCAGCTGGATGTTTTTTGATCAAGTGGGAAAAACATGGCAAGAAATATTCCAACAGTATGGAAAAGGGTTTTCATCATTAACGATACAGTTCTTATTTGGCCTCTTACgtaaagaaaagggaaaggcCGTGGAAACTACTTTCGGAAAAAGAGTCTCTTCAGGACTTCGAGAGGAGTTATTGAAGTGGActgagaaagaaataaaggatAAATCTTCTAGGTTACAGATTGAGCCAATGGACTTGTTTCACTGTTTGTATGAGATTCAGGAAGAAGAATATGCAAAAAGGATAATTGATGATTTACAGTCAATTATACTGCTTCAACCTACCTATACAAAAATGGACATTCTGGCTATGTCATTCTGTGTAAAAAGCAGTCACAGTCACCTGTCAGTGTCTCTGAAGTGTCAGCACCTGCTTGGATTTGAGGAAGAAGAGCGAGCCTCAGTATTCATGACACCAGCCTTGACACTTAATCG GTCCTTCCAGCTTTGCAATTTGCCAGTGTCTCGGATACACTTGCTCTGCCAAGCACTGCGTAATCCATACTGtaaaatcaaagacctgaa ACTGATTTTCTGCCGCCTTACAGCTTCTTGTGGCAGGGACCTCTCCTTAATATTTGAAACCAACCAGTATCTGACACATTTGGAATTTGTAAAAAATACCCTGGAAGATTCAGGAATGAAATTTCTGTGTGAAGGATTAAAACAGCCAAACTGTATTTTACAGACATTGAG GCTGTACCGATGCCTTATCTCTCCTGCTTCTTGTGAAGCACTAGCTGCTGTTCTCAGCACCAGTCAGTGGCTCACCAATCTGGAATTTCGTGAAACAAAACTGGAAGATTCAGCTTTTAAACTGCTCTGTGAAGGCTTGAAACATCCAAATTGCAAGTTACAGAAGCTCAA gtTGTGTGCCAGCTTTCTCCCTGAAAGCTCAGAGACTGTTTGCAAGTACCTTGCCTCTGTTCTCATTTGCAATCCAAACCTCACTGAGTTGGACCTGAGTGAAAATCCCCTGGGGGACATAGGAGTGAAATATCTTTGTGAGGGTCTCAGACATTCCAACTGTAAAGTGGAGAAATTAGA ctTGAGCACATGTTACCTCACAGATGCTAGCTGTGTGGAACTGTCTTCTTTCTTGCAAGTGAGTCAGACTTTAAAAGAGCTGTTTGTGTTTGCCAATGCCCTGGGGGACACAGGAGTACAGCATCTCTGTGCAGGTCTGCGGCATGCAAAGGGTATAATCGAGAATCTTGT GCTTTCCGAATGTTCCCTTTCTGCAGCTTGTTGTGAGTCCCTCACCCAAGTCCTAAGCTCCACCTGGAGCCTGACAAGGCTGCTTCTAATTAATAACAAAATTGAAGATTTGGGACTGAAATTGCTGTGTGAAGGATTAAAACAGCCTGGCTGTCAGTTAAAGGATCTGGC ATTGTGGTCCTGTCACTTGACTGGAGAGTGTTGTCAGGATTTGTGTAATGCACTCTACACCAATGAACACCTGAGAGACCTCGACCTCAGTGATAATGCCCTGGGGGATGAAGGCATGCAGGTGCTGTGTGAAGGGCTGAAATACCCATCCTGCAAACTACAGACCTTGTG GTTAGCAGAGTGTCATCTCACAGATGCATGCTGTGGAGCCCTTGCCTCTGTCCTAAACAGAAATGAGAACCTAACATTGCTAGACTTAAGTGGAAATGACCTCAAGGATTTTGGAGTGCAGATGCTGTGTGATGCACTGATGCATCCAATATGTAAACTACAGACATTCTA cATTGACACGGATCATTTACACGAAGAGACATTCAGAAAGATGGAAGCTTTAAAAATGAGCAAGCCTGGAATCACCTGGTAG
- the LOC118931968 gene encoding NACHT, LRR and PYD domains-containing protein 12 isoform X3 produces MCAGVLRMNSQKKRKDMEPACTWSLLSQQKAASNSQASMSWKELKDYREVFRNHLKEKYLKIGVDKCYHHGKHIESRLLIVKEHGISEKTPCGIPQEDNFIKIEDVFDPDEEGSNSSQTVVLQGCAGIGKTAVVHKFMFDWAAGMVTPGRFDYLIYINCREISHTANLSAADLITNTFEDIDGPILDVILVYPEKLLFILDGFPELQYPVGDQEEDLSANPQEKKPVETLLCSFVRKKLFPESSLLITARPTTMKKLHSMLNQCIQAEILWFTDAEKRAYFLSQFSGANAAMRLFYGLRENESLDIMSSLPIISWMICSVLQSQRDGDRTLIRSLQTMTDVYLFYFSKCLTTLTGISMWKAQSCLWGLCSLAAEGLQNQQVLFEVRDLRRHGIGVCDTNCTFLSHFLKKAKGSVNVYTFLHFSFQEFLTAVFYALKNNSSWMFFDQVGKTWQEIFQQYGKGFSSLTIQFLFGLLRKEKGKAVETTFGKRVSSGLREELLKWTEKEIKDKSSRLQIEPMDLFHCLYEIQEEEYAKRIIDDLQSIILLQPTYTKMDILAMSFCVKSSHSHLSVSLKCQHLLGFEEEERASVFMTPALTLNRSFQLCNLPVSRIHLLCQALRNPYCKIKDLKLIFCRLTASCGRDLSLIFETNQYLTHLEFVKNTLEDSGMKFLCEGLKQPNCILQTLRLYRCLISPASCEALAAVLSTSQWLTNLEFRETKLEDSAFKLLCEGLKHPNCKLQKLKLCASFLPESSETVCKYLASVLICNPNLTELDLSENPLGDIGVKYLCEGLRHSNCKVEKLDLSTCYLTDASCVELSSFLQVSQTLKELFVFANALGDTGVQHLCAGLRHAKGIIENLVLSECSLSAACCESLTQVLSSTWSLTRLLLINNKIEDLGLKLLCEGLKQPGCQLKDLALWSCHLTGECCQDLCNALYTNEHLRDLDLSDNALGDEGMQVLCEGLKYPSCKLQTLWLAECHLTDACCGALASVLNRNENLTLLDLSGNDLKDFGVQMLCDALMHPICKLQTFYIDTDHLHEETFRKMEALKMSKPGITW; encoded by the exons GATGAATagtcagaagaaaagaaaagatatggAGCCTGCTTGTACCTGGAGTTTATTGTCTCAACAGAAAG CTGCTTCAAATTCTCAGGCTTCAATGTCATGGAAGGAGCTTAAAG ATTACCGGGAAGTATTTAGAAACCATCTAAAagaaaaatacctaaaaataggAGTTGATAAATGTTATCACCATGGCAAGCATATAGAGTCACGACTACTTATTGTAAAAGAACATGGTATATCAGAAAAGACTCCTTGTGGAATTCCTCAAGAAGATAATTTTATTAAGATAGAAGATGTATTTGATCCTGATGAAGAGGGCTCCAATTCATCCCAAACTGTGGTGCTTCAGGGATGTGCTGGGATTGGAAAAACAGCTGTGGTACACAAGTTCATGTTTGATTGGGCAGCAGGAATGGTTACTCCAGGGAGGTTTGACTATCTCATCTACATaaactgcagagaaataagccataCTGCTAACCTTAGTGCTGCTGACCTGATCACTAACACTTTTGAAGATATAGATGGACCAATCCTGGATGTTATTCTTGTATATCCAGAGAAGCTTCTGTTCATTCTTGATGGATTTCCTGAGCTTCAATATCCTGTAGGTGACCAGGAAGAGGATCTTAGTGCTAACCCTCAAGAGAAGAAGCCAGTAGAGACCCTCTTATGTAGTTTTGTGAGGAAAAAACTATTCCCTGAATCCTCCCTGCTGATAACTGCCCGCCCGACGACCATGAAGAAACTCCACTCTATGTTAAACCAATGTATCCAGGCAGAGATCCTCTGGTTTACAGATGCTGAAAAGAGAGCATATTTCTTGAGTCAATTTTCAGGTGCTAATGCAGCAATGAGACTCTTTTATGGTCTGCGAGAAAATGAAAGCCTTGAcattatgtcttctcttcccATCATCTCCTGGATGATCTGCAGTGTCCTGCAGTCACAGAGAGATGGTGACAGGACTCTTATAAGGTCACTTCAGACCATGACTGATGTGTATCTGTTCTACTTTTCCAAGTGCCTCACAACCCTTACAGGCATCTCGATGTGGAAGGCACAAAGTTGCCTGTGGGGCCTTTGCTCTTTAGCTGCAGAGGGACTACAGAACCAGCAGGTCCTATTTGAAGTCAGAGACCTCAGAAGACATGGAATAGGAGTGTGTGATACCAACTGCACTTTTCTCAGTCACTTTTTGAAAAAAGCTAAAGGAAGTGTCAATGTCTACACTTTCCTTCACTTCAGTTTCCAAGAGTTCTTGACTGCTGTATTCTATGCCTTGAAGAATAATAGCAGCTGGATGTTTTTTGATCAAGTGGGAAAAACATGGCAAGAAATATTCCAACAGTATGGAAAAGGGTTTTCATCATTAACGATACAGTTCTTATTTGGCCTCTTACgtaaagaaaagggaaaggcCGTGGAAACTACTTTCGGAAAAAGAGTCTCTTCAGGACTTCGAGAGGAGTTATTGAAGTGGActgagaaagaaataaaggatAAATCTTCTAGGTTACAGATTGAGCCAATGGACTTGTTTCACTGTTTGTATGAGATTCAGGAAGAAGAATATGCAAAAAGGATAATTGATGATTTACAGTCAATTATACTGCTTCAACCTACCTATACAAAAATGGACATTCTGGCTATGTCATTCTGTGTAAAAAGCAGTCACAGTCACCTGTCAGTGTCTCTGAAGTGTCAGCACCTGCTTGGATTTGAGGAAGAAGAGCGAGCCTCAGTATTCATGACACCAGCCTTGACACTTAATCG GTCCTTCCAGCTTTGCAATTTGCCAGTGTCTCGGATACACTTGCTCTGCCAAGCACTGCGTAATCCATACTGtaaaatcaaagacctgaa ACTGATTTTCTGCCGCCTTACAGCTTCTTGTGGCAGGGACCTCTCCTTAATATTTGAAACCAACCAGTATCTGACACATTTGGAATTTGTAAAAAATACCCTGGAAGATTCAGGAATGAAATTTCTGTGTGAAGGATTAAAACAGCCAAACTGTATTTTACAGACATTGAG GCTGTACCGATGCCTTATCTCTCCTGCTTCTTGTGAAGCACTAGCTGCTGTTCTCAGCACCAGTCAGTGGCTCACCAATCTGGAATTTCGTGAAACAAAACTGGAAGATTCAGCTTTTAAACTGCTCTGTGAAGGCTTGAAACATCCAAATTGCAAGTTACAGAAGCTCAA gtTGTGTGCCAGCTTTCTCCCTGAAAGCTCAGAGACTGTTTGCAAGTACCTTGCCTCTGTTCTCATTTGCAATCCAAACCTCACTGAGTTGGACCTGAGTGAAAATCCCCTGGGGGACATAGGAGTGAAATATCTTTGTGAGGGTCTCAGACATTCCAACTGTAAAGTGGAGAAATTAGA ctTGAGCACATGTTACCTCACAGATGCTAGCTGTGTGGAACTGTCTTCTTTCTTGCAAGTGAGTCAGACTTTAAAAGAGCTGTTTGTGTTTGCCAATGCCCTGGGGGACACAGGAGTACAGCATCTCTGTGCAGGTCTGCGGCATGCAAAGGGTATAATCGAGAATCTTGT GCTTTCCGAATGTTCCCTTTCTGCAGCTTGTTGTGAGTCCCTCACCCAAGTCCTAAGCTCCACCTGGAGCCTGACAAGGCTGCTTCTAATTAATAACAAAATTGAAGATTTGGGACTGAAATTGCTGTGTGAAGGATTAAAACAGCCTGGCTGTCAGTTAAAGGATCTGGC ATTGTGGTCCTGTCACTTGACTGGAGAGTGTTGTCAGGATTTGTGTAATGCACTCTACACCAATGAACACCTGAGAGACCTCGACCTCAGTGATAATGCCCTGGGGGATGAAGGCATGCAGGTGCTGTGTGAAGGGCTGAAATACCCATCCTGCAAACTACAGACCTTGTG GTTAGCAGAGTGTCATCTCACAGATGCATGCTGTGGAGCCCTTGCCTCTGTCCTAAACAGAAATGAGAACCTAACATTGCTAGACTTAAGTGGAAATGACCTCAAGGATTTTGGAGTGCAGATGCTGTGTGATGCACTGATGCATCCAATATGTAAACTACAGACATTCTA cATTGACACGGATCATTTACACGAAGAGACATTCAGAAAGATGGAAGCTTTAAAAATGAGCAAGCCTGGAATCACCTGGTAG
- the LOC118931968 gene encoding NACHT, LRR and PYD domains-containing protein 12 isoform X4 — translation MNSQKKRKDMEPACTWSLLSQQKAASNSQASMSWKELKDYREVFRNHLKEKYLKIGVDKCYHHGKHIESRLLIVKEHGISEKTPCGIPQEDNFIKIEDVFDPDEEGSNSSQTVVLQGCAGIGKTAVVHKFMFDWAAGMVTPGRFDYLIYINCREISHTANLSAADLITNTFEDIDGPILDVILVYPEKLLFILDGFPELQYPVGDQEEDLSANPQEKKPVETLLCSFVRKKLFPESSLLITARPTTMKKLHSMLNQCIQAEILWFTDAEKRAYFLSQFSGANAAMRLFYGLRENESLDIMSSLPIISWMICSVLQSQRDGDRTLIRSLQTMTDVYLFYFSKCLTTLTGISMWKAQSCLWGLCSLAAEGLQNQQVLFEVRDLRRHGIGVCDTNCTFLSHFLKKAKGSVNVYTFLHFSFQEFLTAVFYALKNNSSWMFFDQVGKTWQEIFQQYGKGFSSLTIQFLFGLLRKEKGKAVETTFGKRVSSGLREELLKWTEKEIKDKSSRLQIEPMDLFHCLYEIQEEEYAKRIIDDLQSIILLQPTYTKMDILAMSFCVKSSHSHLSVSLKCQHLLGFEEEERASVFMTPALTLNRSFQLCNLPVSRIHLLCQALRNPYCKIKDLKLIFCRLTASCGRDLSLIFETNQYLTHLEFVKNTLEDSGMKFLCEGLKQPNCILQTLRLYRCLISPASCEALAAVLSTSQWLTNLEFRETKLEDSAFKLLCEGLKHPNCKLQKLKLCASFLPESSETVCKYLASVLICNPNLTELDLSENPLGDIGVKYLCEGLRHSNCKVEKLDLSTCYLTDASCVELSSFLQVSQTLKELFVFANALGDTGVQHLCAGLRHAKGIIENLVLSECSLSAACCESLTQVLSSTWSLTRLLLINNKIEDLGLKLLCEGLKQPGCQLKDLALWSCHLTGECCQDLCNALYTNEHLRDLDLSDNALGDEGMQVLCEGLKYPSCKLQTLWLAECHLTDACCGALASVLNRNENLTLLDLSGNDLKDFGVQMLCDALMHPICKLQTFYIDTDHLHEETFRKMEALKMSKPGITW, via the exons ATGAATagtcagaagaaaagaaaagatatggAGCCTGCTTGTACCTGGAGTTTATTGTCTCAACAGAAAG CTGCTTCAAATTCTCAGGCTTCAATGTCATGGAAGGAGCTTAAAG ATTACCGGGAAGTATTTAGAAACCATCTAAAagaaaaatacctaaaaataggAGTTGATAAATGTTATCACCATGGCAAGCATATAGAGTCACGACTACTTATTGTAAAAGAACATGGTATATCAGAAAAGACTCCTTGTGGAATTCCTCAAGAAGATAATTTTATTAAGATAGAAGATGTATTTGATCCTGATGAAGAGGGCTCCAATTCATCCCAAACTGTGGTGCTTCAGGGATGTGCTGGGATTGGAAAAACAGCTGTGGTACACAAGTTCATGTTTGATTGGGCAGCAGGAATGGTTACTCCAGGGAGGTTTGACTATCTCATCTACATaaactgcagagaaataagccataCTGCTAACCTTAGTGCTGCTGACCTGATCACTAACACTTTTGAAGATATAGATGGACCAATCCTGGATGTTATTCTTGTATATCCAGAGAAGCTTCTGTTCATTCTTGATGGATTTCCTGAGCTTCAATATCCTGTAGGTGACCAGGAAGAGGATCTTAGTGCTAACCCTCAAGAGAAGAAGCCAGTAGAGACCCTCTTATGTAGTTTTGTGAGGAAAAAACTATTCCCTGAATCCTCCCTGCTGATAACTGCCCGCCCGACGACCATGAAGAAACTCCACTCTATGTTAAACCAATGTATCCAGGCAGAGATCCTCTGGTTTACAGATGCTGAAAAGAGAGCATATTTCTTGAGTCAATTTTCAGGTGCTAATGCAGCAATGAGACTCTTTTATGGTCTGCGAGAAAATGAAAGCCTTGAcattatgtcttctcttcccATCATCTCCTGGATGATCTGCAGTGTCCTGCAGTCACAGAGAGATGGTGACAGGACTCTTATAAGGTCACTTCAGACCATGACTGATGTGTATCTGTTCTACTTTTCCAAGTGCCTCACAACCCTTACAGGCATCTCGATGTGGAAGGCACAAAGTTGCCTGTGGGGCCTTTGCTCTTTAGCTGCAGAGGGACTACAGAACCAGCAGGTCCTATTTGAAGTCAGAGACCTCAGAAGACATGGAATAGGAGTGTGTGATACCAACTGCACTTTTCTCAGTCACTTTTTGAAAAAAGCTAAAGGAAGTGTCAATGTCTACACTTTCCTTCACTTCAGTTTCCAAGAGTTCTTGACTGCTGTATTCTATGCCTTGAAGAATAATAGCAGCTGGATGTTTTTTGATCAAGTGGGAAAAACATGGCAAGAAATATTCCAACAGTATGGAAAAGGGTTTTCATCATTAACGATACAGTTCTTATTTGGCCTCTTACgtaaagaaaagggaaaggcCGTGGAAACTACTTTCGGAAAAAGAGTCTCTTCAGGACTTCGAGAGGAGTTATTGAAGTGGActgagaaagaaataaaggatAAATCTTCTAGGTTACAGATTGAGCCAATGGACTTGTTTCACTGTTTGTATGAGATTCAGGAAGAAGAATATGCAAAAAGGATAATTGATGATTTACAGTCAATTATACTGCTTCAACCTACCTATACAAAAATGGACATTCTGGCTATGTCATTCTGTGTAAAAAGCAGTCACAGTCACCTGTCAGTGTCTCTGAAGTGTCAGCACCTGCTTGGATTTGAGGAAGAAGAGCGAGCCTCAGTATTCATGACACCAGCCTTGACACTTAATCG GTCCTTCCAGCTTTGCAATTTGCCAGTGTCTCGGATACACTTGCTCTGCCAAGCACTGCGTAATCCATACTGtaaaatcaaagacctgaa ACTGATTTTCTGCCGCCTTACAGCTTCTTGTGGCAGGGACCTCTCCTTAATATTTGAAACCAACCAGTATCTGACACATTTGGAATTTGTAAAAAATACCCTGGAAGATTCAGGAATGAAATTTCTGTGTGAAGGATTAAAACAGCCAAACTGTATTTTACAGACATTGAG GCTGTACCGATGCCTTATCTCTCCTGCTTCTTGTGAAGCACTAGCTGCTGTTCTCAGCACCAGTCAGTGGCTCACCAATCTGGAATTTCGTGAAACAAAACTGGAAGATTCAGCTTTTAAACTGCTCTGTGAAGGCTTGAAACATCCAAATTGCAAGTTACAGAAGCTCAA gtTGTGTGCCAGCTTTCTCCCTGAAAGCTCAGAGACTGTTTGCAAGTACCTTGCCTCTGTTCTCATTTGCAATCCAAACCTCACTGAGTTGGACCTGAGTGAAAATCCCCTGGGGGACATAGGAGTGAAATATCTTTGTGAGGGTCTCAGACATTCCAACTGTAAAGTGGAGAAATTAGA ctTGAGCACATGTTACCTCACAGATGCTAGCTGTGTGGAACTGTCTTCTTTCTTGCAAGTGAGTCAGACTTTAAAAGAGCTGTTTGTGTTTGCCAATGCCCTGGGGGACACAGGAGTACAGCATCTCTGTGCAGGTCTGCGGCATGCAAAGGGTATAATCGAGAATCTTGT GCTTTCCGAATGTTCCCTTTCTGCAGCTTGTTGTGAGTCCCTCACCCAAGTCCTAAGCTCCACCTGGAGCCTGACAAGGCTGCTTCTAATTAATAACAAAATTGAAGATTTGGGACTGAAATTGCTGTGTGAAGGATTAAAACAGCCTGGCTGTCAGTTAAAGGATCTGGC ATTGTGGTCCTGTCACTTGACTGGAGAGTGTTGTCAGGATTTGTGTAATGCACTCTACACCAATGAACACCTGAGAGACCTCGACCTCAGTGATAATGCCCTGGGGGATGAAGGCATGCAGGTGCTGTGTGAAGGGCTGAAATACCCATCCTGCAAACTACAGACCTTGTG GTTAGCAGAGTGTCATCTCACAGATGCATGCTGTGGAGCCCTTGCCTCTGTCCTAAACAGAAATGAGAACCTAACATTGCTAGACTTAAGTGGAAATGACCTCAAGGATTTTGGAGTGCAGATGCTGTGTGATGCACTGATGCATCCAATATGTAAACTACAGACATTCTA cATTGACACGGATCATTTACACGAAGAGACATTCAGAAAGATGGAAGCTTTAAAAATGAGCAAGCCTGGAATCACCTGGTAG